The following DNA comes from Elusimicrobiota bacterium.
CACCTTGTTGTAAAAGTAGAACTCATCTTGACTATCGTATTTATCGATATCAACCGCGGTTCCCTGCCGGACTTTCTTCCGGTAATGATTGATGTAGGTGTTGGTGAGAATCCGGTACAACCACGCCCGCATGTTGGTTCCCCGTTCGAATTGATGGAAGGACTTCCACGCCTTGGCATAAACCTCTGAAACCAAATCTTCCGCATTTTGAGGATTGCGCGTCATGCGCAGCGCTCCGGCATACATTTCGTCCATGTAGGGAAATGCCACCTGGGAGAACTCTTCTCGTGTTTTATCGTCGACGTTGTTCATAATTTCAAAAGAAAGGGCCGCGCTCATGCGCAGTATAACAAAAAGGTCCCATTTCAGTTCCCCAACAAATTAACGCAGGGTTTTTAGAAAATCACGGAAAAGGTCATTGAAAAGTTTTGGTTGTTCCAGATTGATCAAATGGCCGGCCGAGGGAATGGTTTGAAATTGACCCTTGGGAGCAAGGCGGGAAAAATTTTCCATTTCTGTGGAAGGAATGAAGGAGTCTTCCTCCCCGGCCAAAAACAAGGCGGGACAGGCGAGATGTCGAACGACCTCAGTTAAATCTCGTCGATCGGCCATTCCTCTGAGGGCGGCGGCAATCGCTTGGGGGCTGGCTTGAGCAATCTGTCGGGTCAAATGGTCAATTAATTGTTGACGGGAGGCCAAGCTTGTTTTACCAACCAAGTTGGGCAAGATTCGTTTTGCAAAAGCGGCGCTTCCTTCTCTCTCAACGAACTCAATATTTTTAAATCTCTTTTCTCTTGCTTCAGAGGAATCAGCCTTGGCCCGAGTCGACAGGAATGCGGCGCCTTCAATTCGATCGGGGGCTTGAGAGATCAGTTCCAACATCACATACCCGCCCATGGACAAGCCCGCGACCACAAATTTCTCCACCCTTAAATGATCGAGGACGAGAAGAACTTGAGAAGCAACCGTCTTCATAGAAGACGCTGAACTTTTAAGCGGAGACTGACCAAAGCCCGGAAAGTCGAGGGTGATCAACCGGACCTCTTGAGATAAGTTATTCTTCTGATCCTCCCACATGGTGTGAGACAAAGGAAAGGCGTGGAGAAAAACCAGCGGAGGGCCGGTGCCCGTTGATTCAAAAGCCAACATCAGTGGCTTTCTTGAGACGCTCCCACATGAAGCCGGATCCATTGAG
Coding sequences within:
- the sigH gene encoding ECF RNA polymerase sigma factor SigH; its protein translation is MSAALSFEIMNNVDDKTREEFSQVAFPYMDEMYAGALRMTRNPQNAEDLVSEVYAKAWKSFHQFERGTNMRAWLYRILTNTYINHYRKKVRQGTAVDIDKYDSQDEFYFYNKVAENTAVENEDPAKIILERFAEQDILNAIDQLPEGYRETVILSDLQGLSYEDIAKSLDIPLGTVRSRLNRGRRHMQKALWEEAVKSGYVTGKEMNPMKRWSNKLFRSMRGKKIS
- the ydjP gene encoding AB hydrolase superfamily protein YdjP is translated as MDPASCGSVSRKPLMLAFESTGTGPPLVFLHAFPLSHTMWEDQKNNLSQEVRLITLDFPGFGQSPLKSSASSMKTVASQVLLVLDHLRVEKFVVAGLSMGGYVMLELISQAPDRIEGAAFLSTRAKADSSEAREKRFKNIEFVEREGSAAFAKRILPNLVGKTSLASRQQLIDHLTRQIAQASPQAIAAALRGMADRRDLTEVVRHLACPALFLAGEEDSFIPSTEMENFSRLAPKGQFQTIPSAGHLINLEQPKLFNDLFRDFLKTLR